The DNA segment CACCTTCTACGACACGTTCGACCCGGACGGCCAGCTGAAGGTCGGACTGGCGGCCATGGGCCGACTCGACCCCGACTTCCACTGACACGGTCCGGGACCACCACTGACACGGTCCGGAACCACCACTGACCTGGTCCGGTCGGACAGAGACTCGGACAGAGACAAGGACGAGCACATGACCGAGCAGGGCATCACCGACGCTCTGGAAAAGTTGCTGATCGCACACAGTCCCGAACTGCGGGACGGCAGCGCGACGGTGTCACCGCAGGCCAGGCTGGTGGACCTCGGCATCGACTCGCTGGAGCTGCTGTCGCTGGCCGCCGACATCGAGGACGCGTTCCGGATCGACATCGACGACAGCGATCTCGACGCCGCGAAGACCGTGGCCGACCTCGCGCGTCTTGTGGACGGCGTCTCCGGGCTCGGACCGAAGTGACCGGGGCCACGGGGGTAGCGGTCACCGGCATGGGCTGCGTCTCGCCCTTCGGGGCCGGGGTCGCGAGTTTCTGGGAGGGCCTTTACGCGGGACGGCCGCCGAAGACCGCCGACTGGCCCGGCGCCTCCGCCTACCGCACCGC comes from the Streptomyces sp. NBC_00525 genome and includes:
- a CDS encoding acyl carrier protein, yielding MTEQGITDALEKLLIAHSPELRDGSATVSPQARLVDLGIDSLELLSLAADIEDAFRIDIDDSDLDAAKTVADLARLVDGVSGLGPK